The region CCCAAGGGTCCATCACCGTGGGCGAGTTGGTGTCGGTGTACGGCTATGTCGCCGTGCTGGTCGTGCCGGTGGCGTTCTTCATCGAGTGCGGATTCCAGATCAGCCGCGCTCTGGTGGCCGCCCGGCGGGTCGCACGGTTCCTGGCGCTCGACCCCGACGACGGCGGCGGTGCGGGTGACCGGGGGCTGGACGCGCCCGTGTCCCCCGCCGCGCTCCACGACCCCGACTCCGGTGTGCGAGTCGTACCGGGGCGGCTGACCGCGCTCGCCGGTGCCCGGTCCGCCGATGCCGCCGCCGTCGTCGACCGGCTCGGCCGGTTCGCGCCGTCGGCGGCGACCTGGGGTGACGTACGGCTGGACGAGATCGCCCTCGCCCAGGTGCGCGCCCGCATCCTGGTAGCCGACAACGAGGCCGACCTGTTCGCCGGGACCCTGCGTGAACTGGTCTCCGGGCGCGGGGAGTTCGGCGAGGAGGCCATCGCGCGGGCGGTGCGAGCGGCCGTCGCCGACGACATCGTCCTCGGGCTGCCGGACGGGCTGGACTCGGCGATCGACGCCCAGGGCCGCAACCTGTCCGGCGGCCAGCGCCAGCGCGTACGGCTGGTGCGGGCGCTGCTCGCCGATCCCGAGGTGCTGCTCGCCGTCGAGCCGACGTCGGCACTGGACGCGCACACCGAGGCCGCCGTCGCGGACCGGCTGCGTGCCGAGCGCGGCGAGCGCGCGGACCGCTCGACCGTCGTGGCGTCCACCTCGCCGCTGATGCTGGACCGGGCGGACACCGTGTACTACCTGGTCGACGGCAAGACAGCGGCCGTCGGCAGCCACCAGCGGCTGCTCGCGGAGGAACCGGGCTACCGGGCCCTGGTGGCACGCGACGCGGACGACCCGGACGAGCCGGACAAGGAAGAGCGCCCGGCGGAGCTGACGGGTGAAGAAGGCCTGGAGAACGTCGAGGAGTCCGCACGGTGACTGCGGCCCAACTCCCCGTCGCCACCGCGGCCGACGCACGCCGGGCCGACGCCCGTGCCACCACTCCCGCAACCGGGCTCGTCGCACCACAACCCCTCGCCCGGATCACCGACCACGCACGGGCCGACACCCGCACCTCGGCCGACAACGACGAAAACCCGGCGAACATCAAGGAGCCCGTACGGTGAGCGCGACCCAACTCCCCGTCGCCACCGCGGCCGACGTACGCCGGGCCGCCGTCCGGCTGATCCGTGCCGACGTCCGTGCCTTCGTCGCCGTGCTGCTGCTGAACTCGGCTGCCGCCGGTGCCGGACTCGTCGCGCCGTGGCTGCTCGGGCGGATCATCGACGAGGTGCGGGCGGGCGCCGGGGTCTCGGCCGTGGACCGGCTCGGGCTGGTCATCGTGGTGTGCGCGGTGGCCCAGTTGCTGCTGGCGCGCTGGGCGCGGTACGTCGGGTACCGGTTCGGGGAGCGGACGCTCGCGCGGGTGCGGGAGGAGTTCGTGGACCGGGCGCTCGCGCTTCCCGCGTCGGTGGTGGAGCGGGCCGGGACCGGTGATCTGACGGCCCGGGGGACGGCCGACGTCAGCGCGGTCGGCACGACCTTGCGCGACGCCGGGCCGGAGCTGCTGATCGCCTCGGTGCAGTGTCTGTTCATCATCGGCGCCGTGTTCGCGCTGGACCCGCTGCTCGGCCTGTCGGCGGTACTCGCGCAGACCGGCATCTGGTTCGCGCTGCGCTGGTATCTGCGCCGGGCGCGCACCGCGTACCTCGCCGAGGGTTCCGCCAACTCCGAGGTGGCCGAAATTCTCTCGGCGACCGCCTCGGGGGCGCGCACGGTCGAGGCGTTCGGGCTGGCGGAGCGACGGGTCGCGGTGAGCCGGGATGCGCTGGACAACTCCCGCAGCAGACGCCTGCACACGCTGTATCTGCGGACGGTGTTCTTTCCGCCCGTGGAGGTGTCGTACGTCCTTCCCGTGGTCGTCGTGCTGGTGGTGGGCGGCGCGTTGCACGGGCAGGGGACGATCAGTCTGGGCGCGGTCGTGGCGGCTGCCCTGTATCTGCGGCAGTTGGAGGCGCCGCTCGACGAGGTGCTGACCTGGACGGAGCAACTGCAGTCCAGCGGCGCCTCGTTCGCGCGGGTGGAGGGGCTCGGGCGGGCGCCGAGGGGCGGGTCGGAGGCGTCGCCGGTGCCCGTGCCGGAGGGCGACCGGATCGATGTGACGGGGGTGCGGTACGCGTACGACCGTGGGGGCGAGGTGCTGCGCGGGGTCGATCTGACGGTGCGGCCGGGTGAACGGCTCGCGGTGGTGGGGCCGTCGGGTGCGGGCAAGACGACGCTGTGCCGACTGCTCGCCGGGATCGACGAGCCGCGTTCGGGCACGGTGACCGTGGGCGGAGTGCCGGTCTCCTCACTCGGGCCCGAGGAGCTGCGGAGGCAGGTCGTGCTGGTCACGCAGGAGCACCATGTCTTCCTGGGCACGGTCCGGGACAATCTGCTGATCGCCGAACCGGCGGCCACGGACGTCGAGTTGTGGGCCGCGCTGGCCGCTGTCGGCGCCGCAGACTGGGTGCGTGAGCTGCCGGCCGGGCTGGACACCGCGCTGGGCCCCGACGGGGAGTCGACCGACGGTTCACGGGCCCAGCAACTAGCCCTGGCCCGTGTGGTGTTGGCCGACCCGCACACCCTGATCCTGGACGAGGCGACGGCGTTGCTCGATCCGACGACCGCCCGTCACACGGAGCGCGCGCTGGCCGCCGTACTCGAAGGGCGGACGGTGATCGCCATCGCGCACCGGCTGCACACCGCGCACGACGCGGACCGGGTGGCCGTGATGGAGGAGGGGCTGATCACCGAACTCGGCACGCACGAGGGGCTGGTGACGGCGGGCGGGGCGTACGCGGCGCTGTGGCGGTCGTGGCACGGGGAGCAGCAACCGACTTCAACAGAAAAGATCGGTTCGATGCAAAAGAATGAATAGCCCGTATAGCGAACATGACCAACCGGTCAACGAACCTTTTCCAGCCAACTTCTTGACGCGGTCCTGACAGCGCGTGGGTGCGACTGCCACTCTTCCCACGGCACCTTCACAGCGACTCCACAGCCACACCGCTGTGATCTTCGCCGCGCATCCGCACGCACCTGTTCTGCCCCGAACGGACGACCACCGTTCGGTCCCCCCTGGCCGTTCGATCAGCGGCCACGCAGAAGGAGTCAGTGTTGAGACGCCTGTCCCACAGACGCACCCCCCACACCTCCTCCCACACCAGCGCCACCGAGTTCTCCCGCTCCACCCAGCGACGGGTTGCCACCGGCGCCCTCGTCGCGGTAACCGCCCTACTGGTAGCGGCAGTTCAGTCCGGTGCCGCCACCGCGGCCCCGGAGAAGGCACCGTCGGCCGCGGGCAAGGTCATACCGGGCGCGGAGTCCGTCAAGCTGTCCCCCGCGCAGCGCGCCGCACTGCTGGCCGAGGCCAACTCCACCAAGGTGGAGACGGCCAGGGAACTCGGCCTGGGCGCCAAGGAGAAGCTCGTCGTCCGTGACGTCGTCAAGGACGGCAACGGCACCGTGCACACACGGTACGAGCGCACGTACGAGGGACTTCCCGTCCTCGGCGGCGACCTGGTGGTCGACACCGCCAAGTCGGGTGCCACGAAGGGTGTCGTCAAGGCGACGCGGGCCACCATCAAGGTGGCGACGACGACGGCCTCCCTGCCCGTCGCGAAGGCTGAGAAGCAGGCGCTGACCGCCGCGAAGGCCGAGTCGAAGAGCCCGAAGCTGAGCAAGGAGCCGAGGAAGGTCATCTGGGCCGCCTCCGGCACCCCGGTGCTCGCGTTCGAGACGGTCGTCGGCGGCCTCCAGCACGACGGCACCCCGAACGAGCTGCACGTCATCACCGACGCGGCCACCGGCAAGAAGCTCTTCGAGTACCAGGCCGTCGAGACCGGCATCGGCAACACGGTGTACAGCGGTGCGGTCGACCTCACCACCACGCAGTCGGGCTCGACGTACAACCTGACCGACGGCGCGCGCGGCGGCCACAAGACGTACAACCTGAACCGCGGCTCCTCCGGCACCGGCACCCTCTTCTCGGGCCCGGACGACGTCTGGGGCAACGGCCTCGCCTCCAACCTGGAGTCGGCCGGCGCCGACGCCCACTACGGCGCGGCGCTCACCTGGGACTACTACAAGAACGTCCAGGGCCGCACCGGCATCAAGGGCGACGGCGTGGCCGCGTACTCGCGCGTCCACTACGGCAACGCCTACGTCAACGCCTTCTGGCAGGACGCCTGCTTCTGCATGACGTACGGCGACGGGTCGGGCAACGCCAACCCGCTGACCGCGATCGACGTGGCCGGCCACGAGATGACG is a window of Streptomyces sp. B21-083 DNA encoding:
- a CDS encoding ABC transporter ATP-binding protein, whose protein sequence is MIDAYEDPGTPDSRGPARYLVWLVRQQWRRCAMGALLGSAWTTLMALSPYLLSRAVDDGLEPGDQAVLAGWAGAILAAGTFSAWLSIMRHRTMTRVRMDANFRTVKVVIGQAVRLGAALPRQVGAGEVVTIGVGDVSTIAQSLTFVGPGVGAIVSYSVVAGLLLSVSPTLAAVILLGVPVVAVLIGPLLGRLQGVESSYRERQGVLTARIGDLSGGLRVLNGLGGKGLFADAFRHDSRRLQEQGYRVGAVSSWIQALGVGLPTLFLAVVTWLAARLAAQGSITVGELVSVYGYVAVLVVPVAFFIECGFQISRALVAARRVARFLALDPDDGGGAGDRGLDAPVSPAALHDPDSGVRVVPGRLTALAGARSADAAAVVDRLGRFAPSAATWGDVRLDEIALAQVRARILVADNEADLFAGTLRELVSGRGEFGEEAIARAVRAAVADDIVLGLPDGLDSAIDAQGRNLSGGQRQRVRLVRALLADPEVLLAVEPTSALDAHTEAAVADRLRAERGERADRSTVVASTSPLMLDRADTVYYLVDGKTAAVGSHQRLLAEEPGYRALVARDADDPDEPDKEERPAELTGEEGLENVEESAR
- a CDS encoding ABC transporter ATP-binding protein, translated to MSATQLPVATAADVRRAAVRLIRADVRAFVAVLLLNSAAAGAGLVAPWLLGRIIDEVRAGAGVSAVDRLGLVIVVCAVAQLLLARWARYVGYRFGERTLARVREEFVDRALALPASVVERAGTGDLTARGTADVSAVGTTLRDAGPELLIASVQCLFIIGAVFALDPLLGLSAVLAQTGIWFALRWYLRRARTAYLAEGSANSEVAEILSATASGARTVEAFGLAERRVAVSRDALDNSRSRRLHTLYLRTVFFPPVEVSYVLPVVVVLVVGGALHGQGTISLGAVVAAALYLRQLEAPLDEVLTWTEQLQSSGASFARVEGLGRAPRGGSEASPVPVPEGDRIDVTGVRYAYDRGGEVLRGVDLTVRPGERLAVVGPSGAGKTTLCRLLAGIDEPRSGTVTVGGVPVSSLGPEELRRQVVLVTQEHHVFLGTVRDNLLIAEPAATDVELWAALAAVGAADWVRELPAGLDTALGPDGESTDGSRAQQLALARVVLADPHTLILDEATALLDPTTARHTERALAAVLEGRTVIAIAHRLHTAHDADRVAVMEEGLITELGTHEGLVTAGGAYAALWRSWHGEQQPTSTEKIGSMQKNE
- a CDS encoding M4 family metallopeptidase, which translates into the protein MRRLSHRRTPHTSSHTSATEFSRSTQRRVATGALVAVTALLVAAVQSGAATAAPEKAPSAAGKVIPGAESVKLSPAQRAALLAEANSTKVETARELGLGAKEKLVVRDVVKDGNGTVHTRYERTYEGLPVLGGDLVVDTAKSGATKGVVKATRATIKVATTTASLPVAKAEKQALTAAKAESKSPKLSKEPRKVIWAASGTPVLAFETVVGGLQHDGTPNELHVITDAATGKKLFEYQAVETGIGNTVYSGAVDLTTTQSGSTYNLTDGARGGHKTYNLNRGSSGTGTLFSGPDDVWGNGLASNLESAGADAHYGAALTWDYYKNVQGRTGIKGDGVAAYSRVHYGNAYVNAFWQDACFCMTYGDGSGNANPLTAIDVAGHEMTHGVTANTAGLLYSGESGGLNEATSDIFGTAVEFYANNPSDVGDYLIGEEININGDGTPLRYMDKPSKDGASKDSWYSGVGGVDVHYSSGPANHFFYLLSEGSGAKTINGVSYNSATSDGLPVTGIGRDKAEKIWFRALSTKFTTNTNYAGARTGTLAAAGELYGTTSAEYTAVQNAWAGINVGTRPGGGGGGTGTSFESATVVSIPDNGAAVTSSLAVTGITGNAPTNLVVTPNITHTWRGDLVVDLVAPDGSVYNLKPFSSSDSADNVNEPYTVNASSEVANGTWQLRVQDKAAQDTGRINGWKITFPSA